From the genome of Solidesulfovibrio carbinolicus, one region includes:
- a CDS encoding FAD-dependent oxidoreductase, whose product MEPQDILPVAVAGGGPAGLRAALDLAAAGHDVLLIEAGPMLGGAARHLAALVQTGQPAGPALDALAQAVAAQPRIRLLAGCRLLGVTGSPRDLVLTIRQAGEAGVLKLRATVLILATGLVPYHPGGLDFFGHGPVADVITSIALETMLAAGRVRRPSDDASPASVAFIQCVGSRMRRPEERPACSSLCCAVSLRQALALPETRRTIYAMDLRVHAPGGQALANAAEASGAAVRHARPHTLEAGPEGRGVIFRLVDEQGAEVLEQVDLAVLAVGLGPSPQGRELAAACGLETDKQGFVPTNPFAPAVTNRPGVFVAGGASGPADAAMATVQGSAAALEALACAPVPNPRRDTPAVLVVGGGAAGLACSLGLAEGGVPVVLLEKAEALGGNPRKHPTVWKGSDTRQAVAAMAEAVTAHPNIEVLCGARLVGLTGRAGDWTGEAHTPSGQRLIAFGAAVLALGGAEARVDSHLYGRDPRVMTQLEFENWRRLHPGPDEAPRLAAFIQCVGSRQGQGGYDACARTCCAQALQAAVELKKARPDAQVAVFHRDVTAYGRFESLYTEARRLGVAFFRYDDASPAQVERLGPDLVVAGFDRLLGREVRLRPDVVILAAPLVPSGLDELAGLFDLPRGHLGFFIAAHPVFAPVDLPQPGLFAAGLCLGPKPLDESVAEGRAAAMRALAYLSGRA is encoded by the coding sequence ATGGAGCCCCAAGACATCCTGCCTGTGGCCGTGGCCGGCGGCGGACCGGCCGGCCTGCGCGCCGCCCTGGATCTGGCTGCCGCCGGGCATGACGTTCTGCTCATTGAGGCCGGGCCGATGCTTGGCGGCGCGGCCAGACATCTGGCCGCCCTGGTCCAGACCGGGCAACCGGCCGGGCCGGCCCTGGACGCCCTGGCCCAGGCCGTGGCCGCCCAGCCGCGCATCCGCCTGCTGGCCGGCTGCCGCCTGCTGGGTGTCACCGGCAGCCCCAGAGACCTTGTGCTCACGATCCGGCAAGCCGGCGAAGCGGGAGTGTTGAAACTGCGCGCCACCGTCTTGATCCTGGCCACGGGCCTTGTTCCGTACCATCCGGGCGGACTCGACTTTTTCGGCCACGGCCCGGTCGCCGACGTCATCACCAGCATTGCACTGGAAACCATGTTGGCGGCCGGCCGTGTGCGGCGGCCCTCCGACGACGCGTCGCCGGCTTCAGTGGCCTTTATTCAATGCGTGGGCTCGCGGATGCGCCGCCCGGAGGAGCGCCCGGCCTGCTCCAGCCTGTGTTGCGCTGTTTCCCTGCGCCAGGCCCTGGCCTTGCCCGAAACCCGGCGGACCATCTATGCCATGGATCTGCGCGTCCATGCCCCGGGAGGGCAAGCTCTGGCCAACGCCGCCGAAGCCTCGGGCGCGGCCGTGCGCCATGCCCGGCCCCATACCTTGGAGGCCGGCCCGGAGGGGCGGGGCGTGATCTTTCGCCTTGTCGATGAGCAGGGCGCCGAAGTCCTTGAGCAGGTCGATCTGGCCGTGTTGGCCGTGGGCCTTGGCCCTTCGCCCCAGGGCCGGGAGTTGGCGGCGGCCTGCGGCCTGGAGACGGACAAGCAGGGGTTTGTGCCGACAAACCCTTTTGCCCCGGCCGTGACCAACCGGCCGGGCGTGTTCGTGGCCGGCGGCGCGTCCGGCCCGGCCGACGCGGCCATGGCCACGGTGCAAGGTTCGGCCGCCGCCCTGGAGGCCTTGGCCTGCGCTCCCGTGCCGAACCCACGGCGCGACACGCCGGCCGTGCTGGTGGTCGGCGGCGGCGCGGCCGGACTGGCTTGTTCCCTGGGGCTGGCCGAGGGTGGCGTTCCGGTCGTGCTTCTGGAAAAAGCCGAGGCGCTAGGCGGCAATCCCCGCAAGCATCCGACGGTCTGGAAGGGCAGCGACACCCGGCAAGCCGTGGCCGCCATGGCCGAGGCGGTCACGGCCCATCCCAACATCGAGGTGCTGTGCGGCGCTCGGCTGGTCGGTCTCACGGGCCGGGCCGGCGACTGGACAGGCGAGGCGCACACGCCTTCGGGCCAACGGCTCATCGCCTTTGGCGCGGCAGTGCTGGCCCTGGGCGGGGCCGAAGCCCGGGTGGACAGCCATCTCTACGGCCGCGATCCACGCGTCATGACCCAGCTCGAGTTTGAGAACTGGCGGCGGCTGCACCCCGGCCCGGACGAAGCGCCACGGCTGGCCGCCTTCATCCAGTGTGTGGGTTCGCGCCAAGGGCAGGGGGGCTACGACGCCTGCGCCCGAACCTGCTGCGCCCAGGCCCTGCAAGCGGCCGTGGAACTCAAAAAAGCCCGGCCCGACGCCCAGGTGGCCGTGTTTCACCGCGACGTCACCGCCTACGGCCGGTTCGAATCCCTGTATACCGAAGCCAGACGCCTGGGCGTGGCCTTTTTTCGCTACGACGACGCTTCGCCGGCCCAGGTGGAGCGGTTGGGGCCGGACCTCGTCGTGGCCGGTTTCGACCGGCTGCTCGGCCGCGAGGTCCGGTTGCGGCCCGATGTGGTCATCCTGGCCGCGCCCCTGGTCCCATCGGGCCTGGACGAGCTGGCCGGTCTTTTTGACCTGCCGCGCGGCCACCTGGGCTTTTTTATTGCCGCCCATCCCGTGTTCGCGCCGGTGGACCTGCCCCAGCCGGGCCTTTTTGCCGCCGGTCTGTGCCTTGGCCCCAAACCCCTGGACGAATCCGTGGCCGAAGGGCGGGCGGCGGCCATGCGCGCTTTGGCCTATCTGTCCGGCCGGGCCTGA
- a CDS encoding (Fe-S)-binding protein, translating to MELLDLAAALPEPEDRLRALDVRSCLGCGACASGCPIPGTPGMEGFDPRTAIRLVAMGREAEVIASAFPWVCTTCGRCSHVCPMGIDLPAVFALLRGLAPRSSVPGTLEKGVASVLETGNTLAIPLEDYLDTLADIGGELAEDQCPGFYVPVDKKNVELLVFLNSKEVFGDFDDLKWWWRIFYNAREDWTVPSRNWEAEDWGLFTGNADVSLVLARRKLDLMRSLGAARLFIPDCGGGSYGCRLGLTTCALEDPSRQVDAVYFYDYLLDRIASGRLVLDPARNSGRSYVWHDACKHGRELERHFGKGYYDEPRAILAACVGAENVVAMSPDRANNYCCGAGGGNWPMPFEKESAAHGRFKVEQLEACRADVVVVGCANCRDQLQKRLPRFYPGRCRYEVKYLWQLVAETMIETPWTAAEVAAASERFRVQRQHFEAELDGGF from the coding sequence ATGGAACTGCTCGATCTCGCCGCCGCCCTGCCGGAACCCGAGGACCGGCTGCGCGCCCTGGACGTCCGGTCTTGTCTCGGCTGCGGGGCCTGCGCCAGCGGTTGTCCCATCCCCGGCACCCCGGGCATGGAAGGCTTCGATCCGCGCACGGCCATACGGCTTGTCGCCATGGGCCGGGAGGCCGAAGTGATCGCCTCGGCCTTCCCCTGGGTGTGCACCACCTGCGGCCGCTGCTCCCACGTCTGCCCCATGGGCATCGACCTGCCGGCCGTCTTTGCCCTGCTTCGTGGTCTGGCCCCGCGTTCTTCCGTGCCCGGAACCTTGGAGAAGGGCGTGGCCTCGGTGCTGGAGACCGGCAACACCCTGGCCATCCCCCTGGAAGACTATCTCGACACCCTGGCCGACATCGGCGGCGAATTGGCCGAAGACCAGTGCCCGGGGTTTTACGTGCCCGTGGACAAAAAAAACGTCGAACTGCTGGTATTTCTCAATTCCAAGGAAGTCTTCGGCGACTTCGACGACCTCAAGTGGTGGTGGCGCATTTTCTACAACGCCCGCGAGGACTGGACCGTGCCTTCACGCAACTGGGAAGCCGAGGACTGGGGGCTTTTCACCGGCAACGCCGACGTCTCCCTGGTTCTGGCCCGACGCAAGCTCGACCTCATGCGAAGCCTCGGCGCGGCGCGCCTTTTCATCCCGGACTGCGGCGGCGGCTCCTACGGCTGCCGCCTGGGGCTGACCACCTGCGCACTGGAAGATCCTTCCCGGCAGGTGGACGCCGTCTATTTCTACGACTACCTGCTGGATCGCATCGCCTCGGGCCGCCTCGTTCTCGATCCCGCTCGCAACTCCGGCCGGAGCTATGTCTGGCATGACGCCTGCAAACACGGCCGCGAACTGGAGCGCCATTTCGGTAAGGGCTATTACGACGAACCCCGGGCCATCCTGGCCGCCTGCGTGGGGGCCGAGAACGTCGTCGCCATGTCCCCGGACCGGGCCAACAACTATTGCTGCGGGGCCGGCGGCGGCAATTGGCCCATGCCCTTTGAAAAGGAATCCGCCGCCCACGGCCGGTTCAAGGTGGAGCAACTCGAAGCCTGCCGGGCCGACGTGGTGGTGGTCGGCTGCGCCAACTGCCGCGATCAGTTGCAAAAACGTCTGCCCCGGTTCTATCCCGGCCGCTGCCGCTACGAGGTCAAATACCTCTGGCAGCTCGTAGCCGAGACCATGATCGAAACGCCCTGGACGGCTGCGGAAGTCGCGGCGGCCAGCGAACGCTTCCGTGTGCAGCGCCAGCATTTCGAAGCCGAACTTGACGGAGGCTTTTGA
- the ltrA gene encoding group II intron reverse transcriptase/maturase: MAAQETESPASTRHLMEAVCERANLREALKRVKGNKGSAGIDGMTVDQLTDYLKEHWPDIRQRLLTGAYRPSPVNRVEIPKPDGGKRKLGIPTVLDRFVQQAVMQVLQRLLDPSFSEHSYGFRPRRSAHQAVRQAQEHIARGLRFVVDIDLEKFFDRVNHDILMGLLAKRLEDKRMLRLIRAFLNAGVMERGLVGPTDEGTPQGGPLSPLLSNIVLDVLDRELERRGHRFVRYADDCNIYVRSRRAGERTMHSISRFLEKRLKLKVNAGKSAVDRPARRKFLGVSFTAGSEPRRRIAPQAIKRFKGRIRELSGTGRSIETTVERLSVYLRGWIGYFGFCQAKSVLKGLDSWLRRRLRCVLWRQWKRGRKRFAELRSRGVGKDLAAQTAGSPLGPWHISRSPALSIALPNSYFASLGLPTLGAR; the protein is encoded by the coding sequence ATGGCGGCACAGGAAACCGAAAGCCCGGCGTCAACCAGGCACTTGATGGAAGCGGTCTGCGAGAGGGCAAACCTCCGGGAGGCGCTCAAGCGAGTCAAGGGCAACAAGGGCAGTGCGGGGATCGACGGCATGACCGTGGATCAGCTTACGGACTACCTCAAGGAGCACTGGCCGGACATCAGGCAACGGCTTCTCACGGGCGCGTACCGGCCCAGCCCGGTGAACCGGGTGGAGATTCCCAAGCCGGATGGCGGCAAACGCAAGCTCGGCATTCCCACCGTACTCGACCGATTCGTGCAACAGGCGGTGATGCAGGTTTTGCAGCGCCTGTTGGATCCCTCCTTCTCCGAGCACAGCTACGGCTTCCGGCCCCGGCGCTCGGCCCATCAGGCGGTGCGCCAGGCCCAGGAGCACATCGCTCGGGGCTTGCGCTTCGTGGTGGACATCGACCTGGAGAAGTTCTTCGACCGGGTCAACCACGACATCCTGATGGGGCTTTTGGCCAAGCGGCTGGAAGACAAACGCATGCTCCGGCTCATCCGTGCGTTCCTGAACGCGGGGGTGATGGAGAGAGGGCTCGTAGGCCCGACGGACGAAGGGACGCCGCAAGGCGGTCCCCTTTCGCCGCTGTTGTCGAACATCGTGCTCGACGTCTTGGACCGGGAACTTGAGAGACGCGGCCACCGCTTTGTGCGCTACGCGGATGATTGCAATATCTACGTGCGCAGTAGGCGGGCCGGAGAGCGGACAATGCACAGCATCAGCCGTTTTCTGGAAAAGCGCCTCAAGCTCAAGGTGAACGCAGGGAAAAGTGCGGTGGACAGGCCAGCCCGGCGGAAGTTTCTCGGAGTCAGCTTTACGGCCGGAAGTGAGCCGCGACGGCGGATAGCGCCGCAGGCGATCAAGCGGTTCAAAGGCAGAATCCGTGAACTGTCCGGTACGGGACGGAGTATCGAAACGACGGTGGAACGTCTATCGGTCTACCTGCGCGGCTGGATCGGGTACTTTGGATTCTGCCAGGCGAAATCAGTGCTCAAAGGCCTGGACTCATGGCTCAGGCGTCGCTTGCGATGCGTGTTGTGGCGGCAGTGGAAACGGGGGCGGAAGCGGTTTGCTGAACTGAGGTCAAGGGGCGTAGGTAAAGACCTTGCCGCTCAAACGGCCGGAAGTCCTCTCGGACCTTGGCATATCAGCCGAAGCCCGGCCCTGAGCATCGCTCTGCCCAACAGCTATTTTGCCTCACTCGGACTGCCAACCCTAGGTGCCAGGTGA
- the purF gene encoding amidophosphoribosyltransferase has product MKKEYCGLFGIYGHPEAARMTYFGLYALQHRGQESAGIVTWDGTRIREQRGMGLVADVFSERHLGKELKGTVAVGHIRYSTTGASLLRNCQPFLVRFGNYNLAIAHNGNLVNTMELREELEASGSIFQTTIDSEVIVHLIAKYLNGCSLEEAVIKACNKVKGSYSLLLLCNDKIIAVRDPHGIRPLMLGRMGDAYVLASETCAFDLMEAEAIRSVAPGEMLVIQDRRLQSYRICDPQPVRQCVFELIYFARPDSEVFGEVVYERRKQMGCTLAHEAPVDADYVMPFPDSGFYAAIGYSQASGLPFEMSMVRNHYVGRTFIQPSQDMRDFSVRVKLNPVKSMIKGKRILIVEDSIVRGTTIRTRVKRLRELGAREIHMRVSCPPIRFPCFYGIDFSSKGELIAAHQSVDDIARFIGLDSLHYLSIEGLLESVRGNSQEPPYCMACFDGNYIIPPCGEGLKTCLDDVSLALSW; this is encoded by the coding sequence ATGAAAAAGGAATATTGCGGACTGTTCGGCATCTACGGCCACCCCGAGGCCGCGCGGATGACCTACTTTGGCCTCTACGCCCTGCAGCATCGCGGGCAGGAGTCCGCCGGCATCGTCACCTGGGACGGTACGCGCATCCGCGAACAGCGCGGCATGGGCCTGGTCGCCGACGTGTTCAGCGAACGCCACCTGGGCAAGGAACTCAAGGGCACGGTGGCGGTGGGGCATATCCGCTATTCCACCACCGGCGCGTCGCTTTTGCGCAACTGCCAGCCGTTTCTGGTGCGCTTTGGCAACTACAACCTCGCCATCGCCCACAACGGCAACCTAGTCAACACCATGGAGCTGCGCGAGGAACTGGAAGCCAGCGGTTCCATCTTCCAGACCACCATCGACTCCGAGGTCATCGTCCACCTCATTGCCAAGTACTTAAACGGCTGTTCCCTGGAAGAAGCCGTCATCAAGGCCTGCAACAAGGTCAAGGGTTCCTATTCCTTGCTCCTTTTGTGCAACGACAAGATCATCGCCGTGCGCGATCCCCACGGCATCCGGCCGCTCATGCTCGGCCGCATGGGCGACGCCTACGTGCTGGCCTCCGAGACCTGCGCCTTCGACCTCATGGAGGCCGAGGCCATCCGCTCGGTGGCCCCGGGCGAGATGCTCGTCATCCAGGACCGCCGGCTCCAGTCGTATCGCATCTGCGATCCCCAGCCGGTGCGCCAGTGCGTGTTCGAACTCATCTACTTCGCCCGGCCCGACTCCGAAGTCTTTGGCGAGGTGGTCTACGAACGCCGCAAGCAGATGGGCTGCACCCTGGCCCATGAAGCGCCGGTGGACGCCGATTACGTCATGCCGTTCCCCGACTCCGGTTTCTACGCCGCCATCGGCTATTCCCAGGCCTCGGGCCTGCCCTTTGAGATGAGCATGGTGCGCAATCACTATGTGGGCCGCACCTTCATCCAGCCCTCCCAGGACATGCGCGATTTCAGCGTCCGGGTGAAGCTCAATCCGGTCAAGAGCATGATCAAGGGCAAGCGCATCCTCATCGTCGAGGACTCCATCGTACGCGGCACCACCATCCGCACCCGGGTCAAACGCCTGCGCGAACTCGGCGCTCGCGAGATCCACATGCGCGTGTCCTGTCCGCCCATCCGCTTCCCCTGCTTCTACGGCATCGACTTCTCCTCCAAGGGCGAACTCATCGCCGCCCACCAGTCCGTGGACGACATCGCCCGTTTCATCGGCCTGGATTCCCTGCACTACCTCTCCATCGAGGGCCTTTTGGAGTCGGTGCGCGGCAACAGTCAGGAACCGCCGTACTGCATGGCCTGTTTCGACGGCAACTACATCATCCCGCCCTGCGGCGAGGGACTCAAAACCTGCCTGGACGACGTGTCCCTGGCTCTTTCCTGGTAG
- the carB gene encoding carbamoyl-phosphate synthase large subunit, with protein sequence MPKRTDIKKIMIIGSGPIVIGQACEFDYSGSQAAKALKEEGYEVVLVNSNPATIMTDPGLADRTYIEPIEPGTVARIIARERPDALLPTLGGQTGLNTAVALAESGVLDEYGVDLLGASLDVIKKAESRELFRIAMDNIGLKIPLSGICHTMEDVKEWGKRIPFPIIVRPAYTLGGTGGGVAYNQEDLEKIASVGLAASMKSEIMLERSIIGWKEFELEVMRDKADNCVIICSIENIDPMGVHTGDSITVAPAQTLTDDEYQQMRNAAIAIMREIGVETGGSNVQFAVNPADGEMVIIEMNPRVSRSSALASKATGFPIAKIAAKLAVGYTLDEIPNDITRETMASFEPTIDYCVVKIPRFTFEKFPGSEDYLTTAMKSVGEAMSIGRNFKEAMQKGLRSLEIGATGFSAINDVCEADRDTVLAALRRPNSRRMFQVREAMRCGVSLEDIFEATWIDPWFLRQLKEIVDMEGRIAAFPKDKISPANAECRELVADAKKNGFSDPQLATILGLPSSLDARKLRKDMGIVPTYYLVDTCAAEFEAYTPYYYSTYETGKEVAPKAARKVVILGGGPNRIGQGIEFDYCCCHASYALREMGVESIMVNSNPETVSTDYDTSDRLYFEPLTFEDVLNILEVEKPEGVIVQFGGQTPLNLAVPLLNAGVRILGTSPDSIDRAENRERFQTLLQKLGLRQPANGTAFTVEDAATIADKIGYPVVVRPSYVLGGRAMEIVYDRADLENYFKVAVVASGKHPILIDKFLVNATEVDVDAVSDGTDTYVAGVMEHIEEAGIHSGDSACVLPPHSLDPALIKEIERQTVALAEELGVVGLMNIQFAVKDGDIYILEVNPRASRTSPFVSKATGVPLAKLATKVIMGQKLKDLNPWAERKSGYYAVKESVFPFNRFPGVDVLLGPEMRSTGEVMGVDESVGLAFMKSQLGAGQVLPQQGTVFLSIADNAKDEVLPAAQILGELGFKILATKGTAAYLQGKGIAVTPVLKVFEGRPNIVDHMKNREVDLVVNLVSDKRTVRDSMSIRQTALLYGIPYTTTAAGARAMAQAIRELRGAGLTVKSLQEYYGAN encoded by the coding sequence ATGCCCAAACGGACGGACATTAAAAAAATCATGATCATCGGCTCCGGGCCCATTGTCATCGGACAGGCCTGCGAGTTCGACTATTCGGGTTCCCAGGCCGCCAAAGCCCTCAAAGAAGAGGGCTATGAAGTGGTGCTCGTCAATTCCAACCCCGCCACCATCATGACGGACCCGGGATTGGCCGACCGCACCTACATCGAGCCCATCGAACCCGGCACCGTCGCCCGCATCATCGCCCGGGAACGCCCCGACGCGCTGCTGCCGACGCTTGGCGGCCAGACCGGCCTCAACACGGCCGTGGCCCTGGCCGAGTCCGGCGTGTTGGACGAATACGGCGTGGACCTGCTCGGCGCGTCCCTGGACGTCATCAAAAAGGCCGAATCGCGGGAACTGTTCCGCATCGCCATGGACAACATCGGGCTGAAGATTCCACTCAGCGGCATCTGCCATACCATGGAAGACGTCAAGGAGTGGGGCAAACGCATTCCCTTCCCCATTATCGTGCGTCCGGCCTACACCCTGGGCGGCACCGGCGGCGGCGTGGCCTACAACCAGGAAGACCTGGAGAAGATCGCCTCGGTCGGCCTGGCCGCCAGCATGAAAAGCGAAATCATGCTGGAGCGCTCCATCATCGGCTGGAAGGAATTCGAGCTTGAGGTGATGCGCGACAAGGCGGACAACTGCGTCATCATCTGTTCCATTGAAAATATCGACCCCATGGGCGTGCACACCGGCGATTCCATCACCGTGGCCCCGGCCCAGACGCTCACCGACGACGAATACCAGCAGATGCGCAACGCCGCCATCGCCATCATGCGCGAGATCGGTGTGGAAACCGGCGGATCCAACGTCCAGTTCGCGGTCAATCCGGCTGACGGCGAAATGGTCATCATTGAGATGAACCCCCGCGTGTCGCGCTCCTCGGCCCTGGCTTCCAAGGCGACCGGCTTTCCCATCGCCAAGATCGCGGCCAAGCTGGCTGTTGGGTATACCCTCGACGAGATCCCCAACGACATCACCCGCGAGACCATGGCGTCCTTCGAGCCGACCATCGACTATTGCGTGGTCAAAATCCCGCGCTTCACCTTCGAGAAGTTCCCGGGCTCGGAAGACTACCTGACCACGGCCATGAAGAGCGTGGGCGAAGCCATGAGCATCGGCCGCAACTTCAAGGAAGCCATGCAAAAGGGCCTGCGCTCCCTGGAGATCGGGGCCACCGGCTTTTCGGCCATAAACGACGTCTGCGAGGCCGACCGCGACACCGTGTTGGCGGCGCTTCGCCGGCCCAATTCCCGGCGGATGTTCCAGGTGCGCGAAGCCATGCGCTGCGGCGTCTCCCTGGAAGACATTTTTGAGGCCACCTGGATCGACCCCTGGTTTTTGCGCCAGCTCAAAGAAATCGTCGATATGGAAGGCCGCATCGCCGCCTTCCCCAAGGACAAGATTTCCCCGGCCAACGCCGAGTGCCGCGAACTTGTCGCCGACGCCAAGAAAAACGGCTTCTCCGATCCCCAGCTCGCCACGATCCTGGGCCTGCCGTCGAGCCTGGACGCCCGCAAGCTGCGCAAGGACATGGGGATAGTCCCCACGTACTACCTTGTCGACACCTGCGCCGCCGAGTTCGAGGCTTACACCCCGTATTACTATTCGACATACGAAACCGGCAAGGAAGTGGCCCCAAAGGCCGCCCGCAAGGTCGTCATCCTCGGCGGCGGCCCCAACCGCATCGGCCAGGGCATCGAGTTCGACTATTGCTGCTGCCACGCATCCTACGCGCTGCGCGAGATGGGCGTGGAGTCGATCATGGTCAACTCCAACCCCGAGACCGTCTCCACCGACTACGACACCTCCGACCGGCTCTATTTCGAGCCGCTCACCTTCGAGGACGTGCTCAACATCCTGGAAGTCGAAAAGCCCGAGGGCGTCATCGTCCAGTTCGGCGGCCAGACGCCGCTCAACTTGGCCGTGCCGCTGCTCAATGCCGGCGTGCGCATCCTCGGCACCTCGCCCGACAGCATCGACCGGGCCGAAAACCGCGAACGCTTCCAGACGCTGCTGCAAAAGCTTGGCCTGCGTCAGCCGGCCAACGGCACGGCCTTTACCGTGGAAGACGCCGCGACCATCGCCGACAAGATCGGCTACCCCGTGGTGGTGCGCCCGTCCTACGTGCTGGGCGGCCGGGCCATGGAGATCGTCTACGACCGGGCCGACCTGGAAAACTACTTCAAGGTGGCCGTGGTCGCCTCGGGCAAGCACCCGATCCTCATCGACAAGTTCCTGGTCAACGCCACCGAGGTCGACGTGGACGCCGTGTCCGACGGAACCGACACCTACGTGGCCGGCGTCATGGAGCACATCGAGGAAGCCGGCATCCATTCCGGCGACTCGGCCTGCGTGCTGCCGCCGCATAGCCTTGATCCGGCGCTCATCAAGGAAATCGAGCGCCAGACCGTGGCCCTGGCCGAGGAACTCGGCGTCGTGGGCCTTATGAACATCCAGTTCGCGGTCAAGGACGGCGACATCTACATCCTCGAAGTCAATCCCCGGGCCTCGCGCACCTCGCCCTTTGTGTCCAAGGCCACGGGCGTGCCCCTGGCCAAGCTGGCCACCAAGGTCATCATGGGTCAGAAGCTCAAGGATTTGAATCCCTGGGCCGAACGCAAGTCCGGTTACTACGCGGTCAAGGAATCGGTTTTCCCGTTCAACCGCTTCCCGGGCGTGGACGTCCTGCTCGGACCGGAAATGCGCTCCACCGGCGAAGTCATGGGCGTGGACGAGTCCGTGGGACTGGCCTTCATGAAGAGCCAGCTCGGGGCCGGACAGGTGCTGCCCCAGCAGGGGACCGTGTTTCTCTCCATCGCTGACAACGCCAAGGACGAGGTGCTGCCCGCGGCCCAGATCCTCGGCGAGCTGGGATTCAAGATCCTGGCCACCAAGGGCACGGCCGCCTATCTCCAAGGGAAGGGCATTGCCGTGACTCCGGTGCTCAAGGTCTTCGAGGGCCGGCCCAATATTGTTGACCACATGAAGAACCGCGAGGTCGATCTGGTGGTCAACCTCGTGTCCGACAAGCGCACCGTGCGCGATTCCATGTCCATCCGGCAGACGGCGCTTTTGTACGGTATCCCGTACACCACCACCGCTGCCGGAGCCCGGGCCATGGCCCAGGCCATCCGCGAACTGCGCGGAGCCGGACTCACCGTGAAAAGCTTGCAGGAGTACTACGGGGCCAACTAG